The Quadrisphaera sp. RL12-1S genome segment GCGCGGGAGCGCGGGTCCCCGGCCAGCGCCTGGGCCACGTCGGAGCCGGCGAGGTCGTCCGCGGCGCGGTCCAGCTCGGCCACCAGGGACCGGGCGACGTCCACGAGGACGGTGACGAGCAGACCGGGCTTGACCTGGATGTCGGGGGCGGAGACCCGGGTGAGGGAGCGCAGGCGCTCCAGCGCCGGTGCCGGGTCGAAGCCGTGGGCGTGCACCGACAGCGCCGCCAGCCCGGCCGGGTCCACCGGGACGCCGCGCCGCTGCAGCTCGCGCACGAGCGCCGGGTTGGTGCGCACCGGTCCGCCCAGGCCGATCTCGTAGTCGACGGGGCCGGAGCCGCGGGCGTGCAGCTCCGCGGGCCGCAGCAGCAGCGGGGTGCTCACGGTGGTGCCGCTGGCCTCGTCGTGCCAGGAGGCCAGTCCCACCGCGAGCACGCAGGCCTGCAGGCCGTGCTCGTCGGCCAGGGCGGCGGCCTCGCCGCGGATGGCGCGAGCGCGCCGGCGCGCCTCCTCGAGCGCACCGGTCTCCCGGAAGAGGTGGGACAGGCGCGTGGGCCGGCCGGCCAGGAGCAGGGCGACGCCGGAGGGGTGCGCGGAGGCGAGCTCGAGGGAGCCGTCGCGCAGGTCCTCGGCGGTCATGAGCGGCTCGGGACCCCCCAGGGAGGCCAGCTCGGTGCGCCAGCCGGCCAGGGCCGCGTCGAGGCCGCGGCCGCGCGGGGGCTGGGCCGCGGAGCGCCGGCCGGTCGTGGAGGCACCGCTCGGGCCCCCTCCCGAGGGCGCGGAGCCGGGCTCACCAGCAGCGCTGTCGGGGCCGGGCGCGGGAGGCTCGCCCGGGGCGGCCGCGCCACGCGGCTCACCGGGGGTCACCGACAGCGGCCGGTCCTGACCCCCAGCCGCCCCGGCACCAGCAGCCCCACCCGCCACGCCCATCAGCCCTTGAGTCACCCGGAAAGGCTAGTGCGCCCAGCCGGTGGCCAGCACGGCACGACCGGTGCGCCGCGCCAGGCGCGTCAGTGGGCGTCAGCGAGTGCGGTCCGGCGGCCCCGCCCGGCTACCCTGGGGCCTGCGCCCTGGTAGCTCAGCGGAAGAGCAACCGCCTCCTAAGCGGTAGGTCGCGGGTTCGAGTCCCGCCTGGGGCACCGCTGCGCGGTGGCCCTCAGTCGACGCGTGCGGCGGCCGCTGCGCTCCGCTCGGCGCGCGGCGAGCCGCTCATCATCTTGGACTCCAGGCGCGAGAAGCCGAGGAGCGCCGGCAGGAGCAGCGGGGGAAGGGCCAGGGCCATCCACATCATGGCTGTGGCTATGCCCCGATCGGATGTCCGTCATGCGCGCCGTGTCCGTTTCGTGACCGATCGCAACCCAACCGTTATCAAAACCCCTGCAGCCCCTCGCGTCACACGAGCCCCCCACACCCCACCCGTCTTCGGCGTGAGTTCTGCGACAACACTTCCACCGCCCCTCGAGGTCAGCGGGCGAGCCGCTCGACCACCGCGGCGAAGACCGGGGGTGCCGCCGCGGCGGCCGGCACCAGCCCCGCCCGCACCGGTCGCGGGCCCGAGGCCGCGAGCAGACCGGCCGTCAGCACGCGGTGCGCCCGCGTCTGACGGGCCCAGGCCCCGGCGTACGCCGGGGCCACCCACCGGCCGCGCTCGCCGGTGAGGGCGGTCACGGCCTCGCGGGCCGCCGCCAGCCCCACGCGCAGCCCCTCGCCGGTGAGCGCGTCGACGTAGCCCGCGGCGTCCCCGACCAGCAGCACCCGTCCCGCGGCCACCGACCGCACGCGCTGGCGCAGCGGGCCCGCCCCTCGCGCCGTCGTCGTCCACCGGGCCCCTCGCAGCCGCTCGGCCAGCAGCGGCAGCCGCTCGAGCGCCTCGGAGAAGGCGGTGCCGCGCCGGCCGAGCACGGCCACGCCCACCTCCCGCGGACCGACGGGCGTGACGTACCCCTCCACGTCCCGCCCCCAGTGCACCTCCACGTGGTGGCTCCACGGGACCACCGCGGCGTGGCGCCGCACGCCGAAGCGCACCGCCGCGGGTCGCGCGCCGGCCACCTCCAGGCCCGCAGCCCGTCGCACCAGCGAGTGCAGCCCGTCCGCACCCACCACCCACCGGGCGAGCAGCGACCGCACCGCTCCCCCACCGCTGGGGACGACGACGTCGAGGCGCACCCGGGCGCCGTCCTGGACCAGGTCGACCACCCTCCCGGGCAGCAGCGCCGCACCGGAGCCGGCGGCGCGCTGCGCGAGGGCGGCGTGCAGGACCGTGCGGCGCACGCCGCGGCCCGGACCGGCGCGGAAGTCGTGCCCGACCACCAGCGGCCGGTCTGGCCGGCCGGTGTCGCGGACGTAGGTCACGCCGGTCAGCGGCGCCCCCGGCGGGTCGACGCCCAGGTCGAGCAGCTCCGCGAGGGCTCCCGGCAGCAGGCCCTCGCCGCAGGCCTTGTCCACGGGATCCAGGACGGCCACCGCGCCACCGCTGGGGTCCGCCCCCGGCAGCGCCCGGGGCTCCACCACCACCACGTCCAGCCCGGCGGCCGCCGCGCGCAGGGCCGTCGCGAGCCCCACGGGGCCTGCGCCCACCACGGCCAGGTCCGCCGTGCGGCCGGGCCCGCCCGTCGGCCAGGCGGCGAAGTCCACGGTCAGGCCCGCGCGTCCTGCAGCCGGGCCAGCGCCGCCTCCTCGGCGGGGATGCGGAACCGCAGCAGCAGCACCGCGTTGAGCACCGTGAAGACCACCGCGGTCACCCACGCCGTGTGCACCAGCGGCAGCGCGACGCCCTCCACCACCACCACGAGGTAGTTGGGGTGCGGCAGCCACCGCAGCCGGTACGGCCCGGAGGTGACCCGCGGCATGCCGGGCACCACCACCACGCGGGTGTTCCACTGCCGCCCGAGGGCGTGCATGCACCACATCCGCAGCGCCTGCGTCACCACGAGCACCGCGACCAGCGCCCAGCCGAGCGCCGGCACGAACGGCCGGTCGGCCACCAGCACCTCTACCAGGCACCCCAGCAGCAGGGCCGTGTGGAGGGCCGCCATGGCGGGGAAGTGCCCCTGGCCGGTCTCCACGCCGCCGCGCTGCAGCGCCCAGGCGCGGTTGCGCGCGCTGATGACCAGCTCCACCAGCCGCCACAGCCCCACGGCGAGCAGCAGCAGGGCGTACCAGCCGACGCTGCTCACGGCGCCAGCTCCAGCAGCACCAGCTCGGCGCTGAAGCCCGGCCCGAGGGCGAAGAGCACGCAGCGCTGCGGCGCCCCGCCGTCGTCGTCCTGCTCCACCCCGCCGTCCGCGAGGACGTCGGCGAGCACGTGCAGCACGGACGCGGAGCTGAGGTTGCCCACCTGCGCCAGCGAGGTCCACGAGGGCGCCAGCGCCCCCGGGTCCAGGGCGAGCGCGCGGGCGGCGGCCTCGAGCACGCGGGGACCGCCGGGGTGGGCCACCCAGCGGGTGACGTCGGCGCGGTCGAGGCCGAGCGGGGCCAGGAGCGCCTTGACGTCCTCGGCGAGGTGGGCCTCGACGACGTCGGCCAGGGACGCCGACAGCACGATCCGGAAGCCCGTCCCCCCCACGTCCCAGCCCAGCACGTCGGTGGTGCCCGGGTAGAGGTGGCTGCGGGTCGCCACCACCCGCGGGGAGCTCGCGCCGAGGCCCATCGCGGCGGCTCGCCGCTCCCCCACGAGCACGGCGGCGGCCGCGCCGTCCCCGAACAGGCCCGAGGCCACGAGGTTGGCGGTGGAGGGGTCGTCGCGCTGGACCGTCAGGGAGCACAGCTCCACGGACAGCAGCAGGGCGACGTCGTCGGGGTGGCCGGCGAGGTGGTCGTGCAGGCGGGCCAGCCCGGAGGCGCCGGCCACGCAGCCCAGGCCGAACAGCGGCAGCCGCTTGACGTCGGGCCGCAGCCCCAGCGGCGCGGCGATGCGGGCGTCCAGCGAGGGCGCCGCCACCCCGGTGACGGTGGTGAAGAGGACCACGTCGACGTCGTCGGCGGCCAGGCCGGCCCGGTCCAGGGCGGTGCGCGCCGCGCGCAGGCCGAGCGCGGCGCCCTCGCGCAGCCACGTGTCGTTGGCGCCCGTGAAGCCGTCGAGGTGGGCGTACTCCTCGGGCGGCAGGACGAGGTGGCGGCGCTGCACCCCGCCGGACCGGTGCAGGCGGCGCAGGAGCGGGGCCTTGGCCGCCGCGGGCGAGCCGGGCGGGCAGACGAGGTCCACGAGCGCCTCGGTGATCCGCTCCTGCGGGTAGCTGCGCTCGGGCAGCACGGGCGCGACGGAGGCGATGCGGCTCACGGTGACTCCACCACCTCACCCTGCGCGGCCGCGGGGTCCGGCGCCACCCCGCCCCCGCAGGCGGTGACGAGCGCGTCCGTGGCCACCGCCCATGATCACGAGGGGTCAGACCACGGAGGTCAGGCGGACTTCGTGGTCTTCTTCTTCGTGGGGGCGCCGCGCTTGCGGGTGGTCGAGCGCGTCGGGACCGGCTCGGGCTCCTGGGCGTCCTGGGTGCCCTCCTGCGCGGGGGCCTCGCCGCGGCGGGCCTTGGCGCGCTCCACGCTGCGGCGCAGGGCGGCCAGCAGGTCGACCACCTCGCCGTCGCCGTCGCCCTCGGGTGCGTCGGCCACCGCGGGGGCCCGGCGCACGTCACCGGAGGCGATCTTCTCCTCCACCAGCGCGCGGACGGCCTCGCGGTACCCGTCGGCGTACTGGGTGGGGTCGAAGTCGGCGGCGAGGGACTCCACGAGGGAGGCCGCCATGGTCAGCTCGGCCGGCTTGAGGGCCACGTCCGCGCCCAGCACCTCGAACTCGGGCTCGCGGACCTCGTCGGGCCACAGCACGGTCTGCAGGCAGATGACGTCACCGCGCACGCGCAGCACCGCGAGGGTCTCGCGCTGGCGCAGCGCCACCTTGACCACGGCCACCCGCTCGGTGCGCACCAGCGCCTCCCGCAGCAGGGCGTAGGGCTTGGCGGCGGTGCGGTCCGGCTCGAGGTAGTAGGCCTTGTCGTACAGGAGCGGGTCGACCTGCGCCTCAGGCACGAACTCGACCACCTCGATCTCGCGCCCCGTGGACAGGGGCAGCGAGGCGAGGTCGGCGTCGGACAGGACCACGAGGTCGCCGTCGTCGGTCTCGTAGCCCTTGGCGATGTCGCCGTAGGCGACCGGCTCCCCGTCGACGCTGCAGGTGCGCTGGTACCGGATGCGCCCGCCGTCGGCGGCGTGCACCTGGTGGAAGGACACGTCCTTGGTGCCCGTGGCGGCGTACACGCGGACGGGCACGTTGACGAGCCCGAACGACACCGCTCCCTTCCAGATGGCGCGCATGCTGGTCAGGGTGCGCGGGCCGACCGAGTGACCGCCACCCCTGCTGACCCATCCGAGTCCACCCGGGGGACGAACT includes the following:
- a CDS encoding NAD(P)/FAD-dependent oxidoreductase codes for the protein MDFAAWPTGGPGRTADLAVVGAGPVGLATALRAAAAGLDVVVVEPRALPGADPSGGAVAVLDPVDKACGEGLLPGALAELLDLGVDPPGAPLTGVTYVRDTGRPDRPLVVGHDFRAGPGRGVRRTVLHAALAQRAAGSGAALLPGRVVDLVQDGARVRLDVVVPSGGGAVRSLLARWVVGADGLHSLVRRAAGLEVAGARPAAVRFGVRRHAAVVPWSHHVEVHWGRDVEGYVTPVGPREVGVAVLGRRGTAFSEALERLPLLAERLRGARWTTTARGAGPLRQRVRSVAAGRVLLVGDAAGYVDALTGEGLRVGLAAAREAVTALTGERGRWVAPAYAGAWARQTRAHRVLTAGLLAASGPRPVRAGLVPAAAAAPPVFAAVVERLAR
- a CDS encoding isoprenylcysteine carboxyl methyltransferase family protein — translated: MSSVGWYALLLLAVGLWRLVELVISARNRAWALQRGGVETGQGHFPAMAALHTALLLGCLVEVLVADRPFVPALGWALVAVLVVTQALRMWCMHALGRQWNTRVVVVPGMPRVTSGPYRLRWLPHPNYLVVVVEGVALPLVHTAWVTAVVFTVLNAVLLLRFRIPAEEAALARLQDARA
- a CDS encoding type III polyketide synthase — protein: MSRIASVAPVLPERSYPQERITEALVDLVCPPGSPAAAKAPLLRRLHRSGGVQRRHLVLPPEEYAHLDGFTGANDTWLREGAALGLRAARTALDRAGLAADDVDVVLFTTVTGVAAPSLDARIAAPLGLRPDVKRLPLFGLGCVAGASGLARLHDHLAGHPDDVALLLSVELCSLTVQRDDPSTANLVASGLFGDGAAAAVLVGERRAAAMGLGASSPRVVATRSHLYPGTTDVLGWDVGGTGFRIVLSASLADVVEAHLAEDVKALLAPLGLDRADVTRWVAHPGGPRVLEAAARALALDPGALAPSWTSLAQVGNLSSASVLHVLADVLADGGVEQDDDGGAPQRCVLFALGPGFSAELVLLELAP
- the ku gene encoding non-homologous end joining protein Ku; the encoded protein is MRAIWKGAVSFGLVNVPVRVYAATGTKDVSFHQVHAADGGRIRYQRTCSVDGEPVAYGDIAKGYETDDGDLVVLSDADLASLPLSTGREIEVVEFVPEAQVDPLLYDKAYYLEPDRTAAKPYALLREALVRTERVAVVKVALRQRETLAVLRVRGDVICLQTVLWPDEVREPEFEVLGADVALKPAELTMAASLVESLAADFDPTQYADGYREAVRALVEEKIASGDVRRAPAVADAPEGDGDGEVVDLLAALRRSVERAKARRGEAPAQEGTQDAQEPEPVPTRSTTRKRGAPTKKKTTKSA